DNA sequence from the Malus domestica chromosome 11, GDT2T_hap1 genome:
TTTTCAacgagaagtaaaacaaagatcaaatccaaaaacttagtgaacttttGAGCCCTATATttttgctgcaggacaatattggtagCAGAGAATGTCAAATAGGTCTTTACTAGAAGATCATCTTCGATCAAGGTCTCGTTATAGAACTTGAGAGGTGATCGGATTCGAcgaacttcagaattatattcattcacagacttaaagtttTGGAAGTGCAAATGCTGCTAGTCATGTCTTGCTGCAGGCAAGAAGATATCATTTTGGGGATCAAAGCGATTAGCTAAAGCGACCCAAAAGGCTCGTGGATCTTCCTTAGCAAGGTACTTGGTTTGCAGTACATCATGAATGTGTCTTCAGATGAAGATCATGATAGTGGATTTCTCAGCTTCACTAACCTAGTTGTCCGTCCCATCTTCAATGGCGGGACGCAAATTCTTTGTGGTAAGGTGGagttcacatcttggacccattCGAGGTAGTTTCTTCTAGAGACCTCTAAAGcagtgaagtcgagtttgttaaAATTCGACATATCcctattacaaaaaaaaaaaaaaaggacaaaaatgtggttagtgtaatggagaaaaaatcaattcattcacataggagtagaacattcaggttctaatagacatttattggtttaaatttgCATGAAAAGCTTCGggtttcatgggtgatgtttttaaggaaaacttcagattttcaaacaaggcatgtttcttAGAAACTGTAGGTTCATATGTTCCTACTGACAaacgcaaatatatatatagaaatacagaataaaaaaaatatgcaaatagatcTTTCAGGTCtagaattataattgaattaattatttggacttcaggccaaaattgaagtgtgggtgaaaaattataaacccaaattgtctaaaaaaaaaaacaattaagttcgggggcccaaaataataggccAACGCCTACGGgtgggctaagcagatttggacTGTGTGACCCAGACCTAGAAACTGGGCTGGGGTGATCTAATCAAGCTAAGGGGTTGCAGGCCCAAGGCAGCAAACACCTGTAAAACGGATGGGCCAAAAAACATAGGCCCAAACAGGGTGTTGATTAGATGCAGCGCTGTGCAGGTGCACCGATGCACCAATTGCAAGCTGGGATCGCATGCATGTAGGGACACGGATGCACTAGCTGCAGGTTGGGATTCGGGACTAGTGTCATTTGCGGGTTGGGCTAGGGTAAGAAGCCCATATGCACAAATGTGGGCTGCAAACGCAGGCCCAGATGGCTTTGGCCCAAATAATGGAACCAATCTTATGCGATGCATACACGGATGCACCAGTACAGAGGCTGGGATCCAGTGTGGTGGGAACACCATGGCTAATAGGCCGatgttgggccgagtatagcTCGAAACCCCAAAGGGTTGGTGCTAGTCGATAATAGACCAAGCCTAAATGGGCTTGGGTTTTTTATCCAAACACCCAAGCGCAAGCTGGGTGAACTTGTCAGTGACgacttcaaagaaaaaaaacatagaaTTTCAGTTAAGGATTCGTCGATGATGACTTTAGGTCGTTAGGAGGTAGTCGTGGTGCCTGGGCATGTTTGTAGGCTATGCTACGTTACGGTTCAAGAGAGGTGACACCGTTTAGGcgttgagttttaggtttgggcCTGGAGCCGTGGCTCCAGGTTTGGATTTCTTGGCTCAGGGAATGGGATGGCCGAACGACATGGTTGGGTTTCAAACGAAACCTTAAAgaatttcttttgtaatttttttcaattccatATATAAGATTAATTAAATTGCatgcatattcatcacataattCAATGCATAAGCAGATATATGATGtaattcatggcaatatcaattcacataacaattatggatataatgcatacacaatttatataaaatctaaaatttgaaaaacgtaaagttgggtcatgcattatggtgaatgttcatgctattagGACtacaaaaatatcgagataaaaactgttgttttgaaagaatctgattgtgtgatgatattgatgaactagtttgatgcagaaaacttCCATGCCATGTTCCTAAGCGCAGCAGTAAGAgtgtgttgataacgtgttgtggcttATTTTATCTGATAGGGAGAGAGAGGGCCAACAACacagagagaaaatagagaggGATGTGTTTGTAGGGCTGTGTAGAGGATGTGTTTGTTCACCCTacgcagtgcctttatttatagtaataaggaggGAAGAATCATTTTCCTCCAAGGAGTACAAGTCTTAATAGGgtagaataactagaatcaaactaatctaggatttacataatcacacttaaatacaaAGTTTATAACAAAAACAACATAATTATAAAAGGAAAAAGTTTTTCAGCAAATTGTAACGGTATTTCCCAACCCGTCTTATGGGTTGGCAATCAGTAACTCCTTCGAAcaatacaaaaaagaaagatatgTGTTCATTATCGGTATGCTACACTTATCATCTAATTATACTATCATTTGTATCATTTCTTTTTTAAAGGGCCTGCCAACCCATGTAGGTGTATTAGAAAATAAGAGTACCATTTTTGTTTTATCATTTACGTGTGCGTATTTATACACTAAAAAGTTTATACGAATATAAATATCTCTCCCGCTTTTATTACGTACTCCTCTTTCTCCGATTGCGGGTTTGATCTGAGCTTTACTTTGCTTGAATCTCCGGTACTCTTCCAATCCTCGCTTTTCAAATTTGCTTCATTTCATATATTTTCTGTTAAATTTCGCCTGAATTTAGCTCAATCCCTAGATTTTCTACTTCTGGTCAGCTTAGGGCTCCGCATGCTGTTTGAATTtggatttgttaattttttattaattgattATTTTGAAGTCTCATGTACGTTTTTGCTGCTGGAAAACCCGGGAAATCAAGGGAAaaatataacttttaaaattccGAGCCAAAGGGGATTGGGTGCAATTGGATGGAGTTttgttttataaatttaaatttcttaTTTGGGAAAATGTTGAAGAGTTCAAATTCTATCATGTTGAAATGTTGGTTTTGGGAGCAATTTATGATTGGTTTTTGCAAAATTTGGTATTATAATGTCAAAGATGTGATCAAAGTATAACGAGCTTTGATCCAACCAGACATCCTCCGGTTTGGTTAACCAGAGAGTTGTGGAAAAGGAAACGAAGGAACATCTGTTTGCGTTTCTGATACGGTAAATTTTAACATTACCCAAATGGGTGaaagggttttcttgaggctcAATGGAGCTTGCATTCTTGGTTTTGTCAAGTAAAATTCTGAGGTGTAGCTACCGGCATTATATGGTTGTTGAATAGAGGTGTTATTTAGTATTTAGTATTTTTGTTTAGCGGATATTTTGGCTTACTGCAGCGTAGTTGCTTGTTGACGTGGGTAGGTACTTGATAAGATACTTACTCCTTTTGTTGTTCATTATGTGATAATAGGTACAAACATATTCGATGGTGTAGGACAGGTTCAGAAGCTGCTTAATTAAGGAACTGAGAAACTAATGCTATGTTCTGGGAATAATTTAAACCGTGGTACTGCAACACTGTCATCAGCTATGCCTCCTTTGCTCCAATGTTTGCCATTGGAGCCTATTATGTTAAGCAATCAAAAGTACACTCGCTCAGGTGAACTAAGGAGGGTTCTGGGCTTTCCTCTTGGGAGTTTAACAGATGACCATTCTCTTGGAGTTTTCCATCTGAAGCCTCCACCTCCAGTGGCAACAGAGGAGCTAAAGCACTTCAAAGAAAGTGTGCAAGATGCATCTAGAAAGGCCAGGTATAGTCCGCTCACCCTACAACTACTACTTGCAGTGACAGTTTTTACAACTGAATCGTACATCATTGAAGCCGTAGTTCATGTCTCGAATAATTACGGATGTTTGTTCAATCAAAATGGGGCATTTGGTGATTGAAATCGTGCGGCTTGGTGTTGTTTATATTTAAGAGTAAATTTACTGTAAATTATTTCCGTTGATGTTGGTGGTAACTCATCTCCTTTGATAACTACATAATTGTAGTAAATCATCTCTGTTGAGATTTTGATTATCGTATCGTTAGATGAAATGATTAAAAAATGTTCCAATAATTTCTATAACATATATTAacaatctttttgtttttttcctacCAGGGACAGAGCAAAAATGTTGCGTGAATCTATTTTCAAATTGGATAAGTACAGAGAAGCTTTAAGCTCAAAGAAGAGACAGCGTAGTGATCTTTCATCAAGTGAGAGGTCCAATGGAGTAAACGTAGTGAAACTCGGAAGTCAGATTTATAAAAACCCTCGTgaaaatatgactcaaagattTGAAGACAGGGCCAAGAGTGTTAGGTTCAACAAACGTTTTAGGACGTCGGTGGCTGATGTGCGGGTTTGTATTCAGATTTAATTGGAATTTTATCCAATTTAATCTACGTCCCTGTGGCTTAGcaatgtattatttatttttcatatgaCATTGAATACAGCAAAAGCTatacttgttttttattttctttagcaatttttttttcccttaatgTTACTCTACTTTCACTTCGTAGTGTATCAAAAAACCAAACCCGCTTTAGTCTTTATATTTCAAGGAAAAAAACCATGGACAAGTTCACAGTAAGAAGCTTAGTTCAAGCATAGTTCAAGCATACTTTTTGGACCAGAATTCTATACTAGATTGATTGGCGAGTTTTCATGCATTTAATGGTTAAAATGAGGCTGTATGAATTAATTGGTGAGTTTTCGTTCTTTATAGTCAGATTTCCTGTTATGTTTAATTGATTTGATTTACGAGTTTTCATGCATTTAGTGGACCAGAATTCTATACTAAATTAGttcttttaattaaatttagcttcaagcttctttaAGTGATGATCAGTGCAAACTTCTACGTACATGTGTTTAAGATGTGCACATTTTCTCTATGATATCAGGCAGATGTTAGGTCAGCTGCTACCTCAAGGCAGCAGGTAGTCACAGACAAGGATGAAAAAATGCCTCAGGCTGTTAATGCGGCTTCTGTCAGGATTGAAGAAAAGACCCGTAGATTGCTTGCTGGAGGTGAAGGGTTGGatcaaaaagtaaaaaagaaacgTTCGGTGGGAGCAGTGAGTCATAGAATTATAGGTGGTGAATGGGATATACAACAAGCTACACATCCAAAGCTGAGTGATGATCCTAAGCTACGCTCTTGTGACGTACAAGGTGTCAGGTAGATATATGTGTAAACTAtcaatataaattttttaactTGTCATTCTGCTTGAGTTTTGCagttttttacaatttattcATGTTATCTCTAGTATGACTATTTGAGCAAAGGGAGACTTTTGGGTTGggaaaatattttgtttttcaattttttggacTAGTAAGTTTTTTGCAGTTCTTTTTTATGATTATCCACATTTAGAAATGGTAAAAGGAAAAGACAatgatttttcctttttaatattCTTGCTTTTCATATGTTGCAGATTAAAAACTTCACTTGGAGTTGGGGGAATCAACAAGTCAGAACCATCTTTGGAGTCCAGTAATCTCAGTACCTGTACAGTACTCAAGAATGATATGGAAAATGCTCCTGTTCAAAAAGACCATTCAGTTGTTTTAGAGCAGAAGGTTATGTTGAAAGGAAACATTAAGTATGTATTTTATTCTGTTACCATCCTATCATACTTTGAAGTCATTAGGAATTGTGATTAAAGACCACCAGATAACCTTGACTCTGTTATTTGGAAACCTCACTTTTAGTGGTTACAATTAGGCTGTTGATTTTATCATTGCTCTTTGCATCAGGCTAAATATTCAGGAGGAGAACCCTATAGGCAGTCTTAATACTGTGATAAAAGGAAGGGTTTCTAGGGCGCCACAAACTGGTTCCATCTTGAATCTAGACTCATCACCTAATATTCACTCTCCGTCTGCACCCTTTCAAGGTCGAGAACATCCTGCTGGTGAAAACAAAGGCAAAGTGGCATGTGTTATGAGTAATCAAAAGCGTGTAATGTCGAATGGTTGTTCCGTACAACCTATGGCTCAGTGGGTTGGTCAGAGACCACATAAAAACTCTCGCGCAAGGAGAACAAATTTGGTTGCTCCTATACCAAAAAATGCTGAGGCTCAGATTTCCTGTCACAGTTCTGCAACTTCTAATTTTAGTGCTAGAACTTCTTCTGTTGGGACCAATGGATCACAAATTATGAGCAGTTTAGATAATCACACCCCGAAATCTAAAAGAGAACTTCAGAATGTTTCATCTCCATTTGGGTTATCTGGAAATGAAGAATCTGGAGCTAGGGAAAACAAGTTGAAAGATATGGGAATGGACAGCAGTGACATTGCCTTAGCTGCAGATCAAAAAGTTGTGGCTCGCTTATTCCCCAGCAAGAAGAATAAGTCACCAACTAAAGAAATTGGAGATGGTGTACGAAGACAAGGAAGAAGTGGAAGGTGTTCATCTTTAACAAGGCCTgagattcctccaattgtgaaGAAATTGGAGAATTTACCAACCACAAAGCCTCTTCAAGGCATGAAACCTATGTCCGATAAGAATAAAAGGTGACTATATTTTGCGTTATCTGTCACATAGGTATTGTGAAAATGAATTGAGTATTTGACTGAAATCTCATCGATTTTTATGGCATTTAGTAAAACAGGTCATCCGCTCTCAAAAAAGATTAAAGATCACAAGTTCTTAACTCGTGTTGGACCTTCAACATGTAATGGTTCGTCAGATTTCACAGGTAGCGATAAAATATTTTTGCTTTAAGAGGGTTGATTttccattttgttttctttcatttaaaattattcaaagTTTAGTAGTTTACTGATATTCATGGGATTTTGATAAACATTGCAGATTTGAAATCAGCATTACAATTTTTCTTGCAAAACTAGATTTTCTCTCCTTGATtggcattttttgtttttttattattttatatgcgttttttttttttaattttatatgcttttttttttttgctggtgTGCATGTTTTATTTAACAAATTCTGTATGAAATATGGTGAAAAAACTTGTGTCAATTGCAGAATTTGGCAATAATACCTTTTAATATATGTTGCCATGTCCTTAAATAGGTGAATCTGAAGACGATCATGAAGAACTATATTTGGCTGCTAATTCTGCTCGTAATGCTAGTAGTATGCTTCTTGGCCTTTTAATACAAACACAGAGTTCAACAGTTCTACACAAAGCAGCATACTTTGTGCTATACATTCATACTTTTTGACTTAAGTTCTCTACGGTTTTTGTAGAATCTGCCTGTTCTGGTCCattttggaagaaaatggaaTTGCTTTTTGGTTCTCTTGGCTCAGAGGACATATCCTACTTGCAGCAGCAGGTATTAAATTGGCCACCTTGATGAATGTAAAATTTAATGTATATCCTTGGGCCAGACACTTACAATTTTCTTTCCTTATGTATATTGGCTGGATCAGCTAAGTTTTCCAGAGGAGCTTGGTGAGAGTTTGTCTCAGATTTTTAGTGATGAATACAATATTTCGGTAATATAATTAGCCATTGTTCTCGTGAACTTTCATTTGATTTTGTGCATTTCATTAAATTTTCAGATCTTCACGGTTTATGTTCTCAACTAAAAGCAAAGGAGAAAAAGGATGTATAGGAAATAAGTCAAACATTTTTGAGGATGTTAATTTGTTGGAAACTAATTTGTGCAGGGCATTTTGATGCATACAGCAGTCCCTAATTGTTCTGGGGAAAGACAAGGGAGCCATTTTAATCAAGATTCACTGAAGACTGATGCTTTATGTGAAAAACGTGACATGAGAAGGTTGGAAAAGGATACTCCATTGTACCAAAGAGTTCTCTCTGCTTTAATTGTAGAAGAAGGTGAAGAACTTTACCATCAAAGCGAAGGGAAAAATATGCACATGTGGTGTGCTAGTGATGATTCTCATTGTGGTTCATGTAATCAGATTGATGTTGAACCCAAAGATTGGGACAGAATAGAATCTGAAGTTGAATCGAAAGTAGATGTTTCGAGATACTGCATGCTGGACAGACTTTCTTGTGATAAAAGTGCTAAAACTAGTACCCTTAGTAATGGAAACATGTCTAGTTCTTTACACAGCCAGGAACAGTGGGATGGAGATGATGGCCTTTCAGATTCTGATGCGGAGCAACTGCAACCTAGGGGGCTAGACACTCCTTGCTTTCCTTCCTCTGACTGCCAATATCAGTTGATGTGTCTGGATGACAGGCTTCTTCTGGAGCTAGAAAGTATTGATTTATGTCTGGAGAGATTGGTAAGCATTCATTTCAAGCCTTCATCTGTCTTATAAGTGTCGTGGAAAACTTTTATGCCAGtaatttttggtgttttatcCAGACTTCTTACCTTTCTTCCTGCTTCTTCTCTTTTGTGTGTGCCTTGCTGCAGCCTGATCTAACAGACGGAGAAGACATGATTAATCAAGATATAATGGGACTCGAGCAAGGGCTGCATCAAGAGGTTGAATTTTCATAGATATTCTTGTTTCAGCTAGCTATATGAATTATGAATCACTGTATATATGCATCTAATTGACTTTCCACAATGATATTTTCTAAAGTATAAATCCCTTTGATTTTTcctgtttcttgtttcttgtttcttacgTTTCTTTATGTAACTAACAGATcgcgaggaagaagaaaaacttAGCAAAAATTGATAAAACTATCCAGAAAGAAAGAGTTACAGAAAGACGGTAGGATTGAGAATGCTTTGGCAGTTTTACTTATTGTACTATTTACCTTATTCTTTTAGTTCAGCCATGTTTTGGATTAATGTGGTTTAATATCACAGGAGAACTGAACTAGTTGCAATAGACCAGCTTATTGAGATGGCTTACAGAAAACGATTGGTAATTAGTTTCTATTTTTCAGCTTTGTATTTATacattttcaaaatattcaTCTGTTTAAGTTGTTTATCACAAATTCACAAATATAGAACTTTGGAGCATAATCTGACTTTATCGACAGAAGTGAGCAAGGGAAGTAAAACAAGAAATTTGATAAAGTTAGGCACAAATAAAATTAGGCAATGCCtaattctaagtttcaaacaaataaatcatttaatgTAGGAGCAGTGGATACATTGTGATCATATTAGGTAGCAAACCTTGAATGTTACGGTTTAACTTTTCTTACTGTCGTGCCTGTGGGCAAATTACTCTTGTACCCTAGCAACTCTAGCTATGAATAATTCATTGCACTATAAGTCAGGTGCAAACATCAGTTGATTTTAGCAGTCCTAGGACCCGGGATAGACTGATTCTATTTCCACTCAGTTTCCTATTTCCCCATCcccttttaataatattttatttcaaatttgtcCTCATAATGTTAACAACAATATTTTCCACTGGAGAATCGGAGATCACCATACTTCCATCGTGGAAATCACTTCATGTACTAACAAACAGCCTCCACAGCAATTCATGTCCTCTTTGCACAGAGCAATCTTTCTTTGTTCCCGTTGTCATATTAAAATCCCTAGTGCATGTGCCTGGCTATACCATCTTTCTCATTAGGCAATAGTTTGAGGTGGGTGGTGCTTTTTATTCAATAATTTGTTTATGATGTGGGTGTCCTTTGATTGATGTAGTTGGCGTGATAGATGTCTTTTAGGGTGGGGTGGCTCAGGGCTGGGAAAATTGAGTGGTGCCACTATATATGAATATTTATGAGGAATTCTAATGTCTGCCATAATTGTAATGTAGAAGGTGAATTTTTAATCAGACCAATGGTGAACCAAGGTGTATGATAGATTATTGAACATTTTCTTTTGGTAAGAGACAGATTACTGAACATTTTCCATCCTCTTAATTTTTACAGGCTTCACTGGGGAGTAATGGTTCCAAAAATGCAGTACGTAAGGTTTCAAAACAAGTAGCATTGGCTTTTCTCAAACGCACGCTTTCTAGATGTCGAAAATTTGAAGAAAGAGGCATTAGTTGCTTTAGTGATCCTGCACTGCAGAAGGTTATATTCTATGAATC
Encoded proteins:
- the LOC103453347 gene encoding uncharacterized protein isoform X1, encoding MLCSGNNLNRGTATLSSAMPPLLQCLPLEPIMLSNQKYTRSGELRRVLGFPLGSLTDDHSLGVFHLKPPPPVATEELKHFKESVQDASRKARDRAKMLRESIFKLDKYREALSSKKRQRSDLSSSERSNGVNVVKLGSQIYKNPRENMTQRFEDRAKSVRFNKRFRTSVADVRADVRSAATSRQQVVTDKDEKMPQAVNAASVRIEEKTRRLLAGGEGLDQKVKKKRSVGAVSHRIIGGEWDIQQATHPKLSDDPKLRSCDVQGVRLKTSLGVGGINKSEPSLESSNLSTCTVLKNDMENAPVQKDHSVVLEQKVMLKGNIKLNIQEENPIGSLNTVIKGRVSRAPQTGSILNLDSSPNIHSPSAPFQGREHPAGENKGKVACVMSNQKRVMSNGCSVQPMAQWVGQRPHKNSRARRTNLVAPIPKNAEAQISCHSSATSNFSARTSSVGTNGSQIMSSLDNHTPKSKRELQNVSSPFGLSGNEESGARENKLKDMGMDSSDIALAADQKVVARLFPSKKNKSPTKEIGDGVRRQGRSGRCSSLTRPEIPPIVKKLENLPTTKPLQGMKPMSDKNKSKTGHPLSKKIKDHKFLTRVGPSTCNGSSDFTGESEDDHEELYLAANSARNASKSACSGPFWKKMELLFGSLGSEDISYLQQQLSFPEELGESLSQIFSDEYNISGILMHTAVPNCSGERQGSHFNQDSLKTDALCEKRDMRRLEKDTPLYQRVLSALIVEEGEELYHQSEGKNMHMWCASDDSHCGSCNQIDVEPKDWDRIESEVESKVDVSRYCMLDRLSCDKSAKTSTLSNGNMSSSLHSQEQWDGDDGLSDSDAEQLQPRGLDTPCFPSSDCQYQLMCLDDRLLLELESIDLCLERLPDLTDGEDMINQDIMGLEQGLHQEIARKKKNLAKIDKTIQKERVTERRRTELVAIDQLIEMAYRKRLASLGSNGSKNAVRKVSKQVALAFLKRTLSRCRKFEERGISCFSDPALQKVIFYESSCNNAAKPVDFKCNEGSHQAEVRRSGAVSSASGRYDSLSNNLDRGASLERGSSAALHAVIDSSGQASSTHGSKLNLNKGKKRELLITDVGGSASSMLTSALDTTLHEVKGKKSERDKDRNLDNFRNSSPSGAGRASLDSSGSESKTKGKSRQNNTKLPSQSVGNASNKRNRVGPSLPSNTRSSLSKETDEPTDFANLQLPELDSPEENQDLSTWLNFDEDGLQDHDSIGLEIPMDDLSELMLM
- the LOC103453347 gene encoding uncharacterized protein isoform X2; translated protein: MPQAVNAASVRIEEKTRRLLAGGEGLDQKVKKKRSVGAVSHRIIGGEWDIQQATHPKLSDDPKLRSCDVQGVRLKTSLGVGGINKSEPSLESSNLSTCTVLKNDMENAPVQKDHSVVLEQKVMLKGNIKLNIQEENPIGSLNTVIKGRVSRAPQTGSILNLDSSPNIHSPSAPFQGREHPAGENKGKVACVMSNQKRVMSNGCSVQPMAQWVGQRPHKNSRARRTNLVAPIPKNAEAQISCHSSATSNFSARTSSVGTNGSQIMSSLDNHTPKSKRELQNVSSPFGLSGNEESGARENKLKDMGMDSSDIALAADQKVVARLFPSKKNKSPTKEIGDGVRRQGRSGRCSSLTRPEIPPIVKKLENLPTTKPLQGMKPMSDKNKSKTGHPLSKKIKDHKFLTRVGPSTCNGSSDFTGESEDDHEELYLAANSARNASKSACSGPFWKKMELLFGSLGSEDISYLQQQLSFPEELGESLSQIFSDEYNISGILMHTAVPNCSGERQGSHFNQDSLKTDALCEKRDMRRLEKDTPLYQRVLSALIVEEGEELYHQSEGKNMHMWCASDDSHCGSCNQIDVEPKDWDRIESEVESKVDVSRYCMLDRLSCDKSAKTSTLSNGNMSSSLHSQEQWDGDDGLSDSDAEQLQPRGLDTPCFPSSDCQYQLMCLDDRLLLELESIDLCLERLPDLTDGEDMINQDIMGLEQGLHQEIARKKKNLAKIDKTIQKERVTERRRTELVAIDQLIEMAYRKRLASLGSNGSKNAVRKVSKQVALAFLKRTLSRCRKFEERGISCFSDPALQKVIFYESSCNNAAKPVDFKCNEGSHQAEVRRSGAVSSASGRYDSLSNNLDRGASLERGSSAALHAVIDSSGQASSTHGSKLNLNKGKKRELLITDVGGSASSMLTSALDTTLHEVKGKKSERDKDRNLDNFRNSSPSGAGRASLDSSGSESKTKGKSRQNNTKLPSQSVGNASNKRNRVGPSLPSNTRSSLSKETDEPTDFANLQLPELDSPEENQDLSTWLNFDEDGLQDHDSIGLEIPMDDLSELMLM